A genomic window from Cucumis melo cultivar AY chromosome 8, USDA_Cmelo_AY_1.0, whole genome shotgun sequence includes:
- the LOC103491168 gene encoding indole-3-acetic acid-induced protein ARG7: protein MKKGRFIRACANKWRKIGSKVVPCTACEHCCQWVLWSPLHEDCFIPRDVPKGHLVVYVGENKRRFVIKISLLNHPLFKALLDQAQDEFDFTANSKLCIPCDENLFLSVVDRASAPDNRQIPLRL, encoded by the coding sequence ATGAAGAAGGGGAGGTTTATAAGAGCATGTGCAAACAAATGGAGGAAAATAGGAAGTAAAGTTGTACCTTGCACAGCCTGTGAGCACTGCTGCCAATGGGTTTTGTGGTCTCCTTTGCATGAGGATTGCTTCATCCCACGAGACGTCCCGAAGGGTCACTTGGTTGTCTATGTAGGTGAGAATAAGAGAAGGTTTGTAATCAAAATTAGCCTTCTCAATCACCCTTTGTTCAAGGCATTGCTGGATCAAGCACAAGATGAGTTTGATTTCACTGCGAACTCCAAACTCTGCATTCCTTGTGATGAGAACCTTTTCCTTAGTGTTGTCGATCGTGCTAGCGCACCTGACAACCGGCAAATCCCTTTGCGTCTTTGA
- the LOC103491648 gene encoding uncharacterized protein LOC103491648, with translation MTDHLHRLRSTTHLFKQASSSFFSNFFTFLLLSLLLLSFRLLVENGTHRVTSFIDHDPSLNALLSRLDPPPNQSHRVGSPDSDRRFRRRHPFLHFKRVGTLDDDLFSGDGDDDRRLFGAGNGFSPNRSFVMFTHFDSMVGFSDSVVDNGISVSEVVRSGVAFRARITSLDVNEDGAENQDEGNGDLERENVNGQQDMNRVVNLQFVKGLELDNLETAALFFMVSFLSAVYGWVILSFTLTYTLVLGMVFISVVNDLTGRFSSLVGIICDGTMLGLKRLSGFIIMKWAVRDALTQLLGLWYFGEIENKYSFFKLFVRLKLMPFSIMSPWVKGFEKEISGFISTWFLMDSLLAFLFAVDAWAVLADSRRSGREIVKEGCYLLSIMLNQAVQINCLEAIFCGPLVRAVIGRTLGKYVAMAFQSVVEVYFMVTWLVFYLSARCRDAHEQGRRFGQRELEGLTDGLR, from the coding sequence ATGACCGATCATCTTCACCGGCTCCGTTCAACGACCCATCTCTTCAAACAAGcttcctcctccttcttctccAACTTCTTCACTTTCCTCCTCCTCTCTCTTCTCCTTCTCTCCTTCCGCTTACTCGTCGAAAACGGCACCCACCGTGTCACCTCCTTCATCGACCATGACCCCTCTCTCAACGCTCTCCTCTCTCGCCTCGACCCTCCTCCTAACCAAAGTCACCGCGTCGGATCTCCCGACTCCGATCGCCGCTTCCGCCGCCGTCATCCCTTTCTCCACTTCAAACGCGTCGGAACGCTGGACGACGACTTATTCTCCGGCGACGGAGATGACGATCGCAGGCTCTTTGGTGCCGGTAATGGATTTTCCCCTAATCGCAGTTTTGTGATGTTCACGCATTTTGACTCGATGGTAGGGTTTTCGGATTCCGTGGTCGATAATGGGATTAGCGTTTCGGAGGTTGTTCGCTCTGGAGTTGCATTTAGAGCTCGGATTACATCTTTGGATGTGAACGAAGATGGTGCTGAAAATCAGGATGAAGGGAATGGAGATCTTGAGAGGGAAAATGTTAACGGTCAACAGGATATGAACCGAGTGGTGAATTTACAATTTGTTAAAGGATTGGAGCTTGATAATTTGGAAACAGCTGCCCTGTTCTTTATGGTGAGTTTCTTGTCTGCGGTGTATGGATGGGTTATACTTAGCTTTACTCTTACATATACATTGGTTTTAGGAATGGTATTTATTTCAGTTGTTAATGACCTAACCGGGAGGTTTAGTTCACTGGTTGGTATAATTTGTGATGGAACAATGCTGGGGCTCAAACGGCTTTCTGGGTTTATTATCATGAAATGGGCAGTGAGAGATGCATTGACTCAGCTTCTTGGACTATGGTATTTTGGTGAGATTGAAAACAAATACTCATTTTTCAAGCTATTTGTGAGGTTAAAATTGATGCCATTTTCAATTATGTCTCCTTGGGTTAAAGGTTTTGAGAAGGAGATATCTGGATTCATATCCACATGGTTTTTGATGGATTCACTTCTAGCTTTCCTATTTGCTGTGGATGCTTGGGCAGTTCTTGCAGATTCGAGGCGAAGTGGAAGAGAAATAGTGAAGGAAGGTTGCTATTTGTTATCAATCATGTTGAACCAAGCTGTTCAAATAAATTGTTTGGAAGCTATTTTTTGTGGCCCGCTAGTGAGGGCGGTTATAGGTCGAACTTTGGGAAAATATGTTGCCATGGCTTTCCAGTCGGTCGTGGAGGTTTATTTTATGGTTACTTGGTTGGTGTTCTACCTTTCAGCTAGATGTAGAGACGCCCACGAACAGGGAAGGAGATTTGGTCAGAGAGAACTAGAGGGTTTAACTGATGGACTTAGGTAG